One window of the Athene noctua chromosome 5, bAthNoc1.hap1.1, whole genome shotgun sequence genome contains the following:
- the ITPA gene encoding inosine triphosphate pyrophosphatase isoform X2, translating to MAAPARRSVVFVTGNAKKLEEVQGPVIVEDTCLCFNALGGLPGPYIKWFLEKLKPEGLYKLLAGFEDKSAYALCTFAFSTGNPEEPVKLFKGQTHGMIVEPRGPRDFGWDPCFQPDGYNQTYAELPKAVKNSISHRYRALSELSAFFLQSNSTEPRSCLS from the exons ATGGCGGCGCCGGCCCGGCGGAGCGTCGTGTTCGTGACGGGCAATGCCAagaagctggaggag gTTCAGGGACCTGTTATAGTAGAGGATACCTGCTTGTGCTTCAATGCCCTGGGGGGGCTTCCAGGACCCTACAT aaAATGGTTCCTGGAAAAACTTAAACCAGAAG GCCTGTACaagctgctggctgggtttgAAGACAAATCTGCCTACGCACTCTGTACCTTTGCCTTCAGTACTGGAAACCCAGAGGAGCCAGTGAAGCTGTTCAAAGGCCAGACTCAT GGGATGATAGTAGAGCCCAGAGGCCCTCGAGATTTTGGCTGGGATCCCTGTTTTCAGCCCGATGGCTACAACCAGAC ctATGCCGAACTGCCCAAGGCAGTGAAGAACTCGATCTCGCACCGTTACAGGGCGCTGAGCGAGCTCTCCGCCTTCTTTCTTCAGAGCAACTCGACAGAGCCCCGCTCCTGTCTCAGCTAA
- the ITPA gene encoding inosine triphosphate pyrophosphatase isoform X1: protein MAAPARRSVVFVTGNAKKLEEVTQILGDSSPYTLVAKKIDLPEYQGEPDDISVQKCREAARQVQGPVIVEDTCLCFNALGGLPGPYIKWFLEKLKPEGLYKLLAGFEDKSAYALCTFAFSTGNPEEPVKLFKGQTHGMIVEPRGPRDFGWDPCFQPDGYNQTYAELPKAVKNSISHRYRALSELSAFFLQSNSTEPRSCLS, encoded by the exons ATGGCGGCGCCGGCCCGGCGGAGCGTCGTGTTCGTGACGGGCAATGCCAagaagctggaggag GTCACTCAGATCCTGGGGGACTCCTCTCCCTACACTCTGGTGGCGAAAAAAATTGACC TGCCGGAGTACCAGGGGGAGCCGGACGACATCTCCGTGCAGAAGTGCCGTGAAGCCGCCCGGCAG gTTCAGGGACCTGTTATAGTAGAGGATACCTGCTTGTGCTTCAATGCCCTGGGGGGGCTTCCAGGACCCTACAT aaAATGGTTCCTGGAAAAACTTAAACCAGAAG GCCTGTACaagctgctggctgggtttgAAGACAAATCTGCCTACGCACTCTGTACCTTTGCCTTCAGTACTGGAAACCCAGAGGAGCCAGTGAAGCTGTTCAAAGGCCAGACTCAT GGGATGATAGTAGAGCCCAGAGGCCCTCGAGATTTTGGCTGGGATCCCTGTTTTCAGCCCGATGGCTACAACCAGAC ctATGCCGAACTGCCCAAGGCAGTGAAGAACTCGATCTCGCACCGTTACAGGGCGCTGAGCGAGCTCTCCGCCTTCTTTCTTCAGAGCAACTCGACAGAGCCCCGCTCCTGTCTCAGCTAA